Within Fusobacterium periodonticum ATCC 33693, the genomic segment TTTTTTGTCTTTTAGAAAAAATATCTATAAATTTCATTTCTTTCTTTTTAGCTTCAAAATAACTATATTTCATTTTTTTTCCTTTTTAATCAATAATTAATATAAAAAGTGCAGGTTTTTATTCCTGCACTCCAAAATATCCATCTAAAAACTTTTTTCCAAAAGCTTTTACATTTTTACCATCTTTTTCAATTTTTAATTCTTCTAATTCTTCTCTTGTTTTATCAAATAATACATCGCCATATTTTTTATATGCTAATTCTACTAATTTTGCAGTTTCAATTCCAACTCCAGCAATTGAAGATAAAGGCATTAGTATTTTGTTTTTGTCTTTTTTATCTGGTGAACAAGCAATTGAATTAGATGCAAAATTAGGTTTTACTATTTTAAATCCTCTTAATTTCATTTCCCATATTAAATTTGCTATACGAATATTATTTTTTACTTTTACATCATTATCACTTTGGTGTTTTGCATGAGAATGATATTTATATAAATCTTCTAATGTATTTGTTTCATTATAAAATTTTATATAATCAAAAGTATTATTTGAAGTATTTGTTATACCATACCTATTTATTGCTGAAGCATAAAAAGCTTGTGGATAATAAATTTTATAATAAAATATTCTTAAAGCATTGATAATATAGGCTGTTGCGTGCTATTGACTATATTATTTTACCCATCTCTTTCGTAATTACGTCGTACCAATAGACTACCTTGTATTTCAACAAGGACCTACTCTACTTGCTTCGTGTAGTATTTCTACCTTATTTTCAAATAAACTTAATTATTTTTTAGCTTTCGATAGTCGATTCACATTTACAAAGGAATTTCACCTTTGATTTAGCACAGGATTCTGCACGTTCCCTGTTAGCAAGAATATTAATAAGTCATTTCCTACTTAAACGATTTTAAAATCTAATTCTCACACCCAATATTTATTGGTTAGGATGGTTTTACAAGAGCCACTTTGGTTATTAGTCATCTACATATTCCCAGTTATATCCAAATGCTTTTCTTTTCTTTTTGTCTTTATTTTTTAAATTATATTGTAAACAGTTAATTATAGAGTTATGTTTTTTATTAACTCCAAAATCTATATTTGCTTCTGTTATCGAATTATAAATAATTCCTTTTTCAACACATAAGATTTTTCTTTTTTGTTTTTTTTTATTTTTGTTTTTTTCTAAAAGATAATTCCAATTTTTTAATGTGTTTATATAACTCCAAAGTTTATTTTTGTGAGAAAATCTACAATATCCATTTTCGTTAATATTATTAAGAATTGAAGAAACTTTAGAAAAATTACAATTCGTTTCTTTTAATGAATTATATTCTTTTATTTCTTTTGTTATTAGATCATATGAATAAAATTTTACAGACATTCCTGAATTTAAATTTTCATTATATAGATTTTCTTTAAATTCTTCTTTATATTTTTTTATCCAATAATTTTCTCTTTCTTTTATTTTTATGTCATCACAGTCTTCAATTTTTTCTATACTCCAATTTATTTTTGGAATGTTCCTCATATCTTTCATTTTTTCTGTTTGTGAGTTATATTTTTTTGCATGAGCAAAATGTTCATTAAAACGTTCTTTTAAATTTTTTTTAACTGTTCCGCCAATATAAATTTTTCCATTTAGATTATTCGTA encodes:
- a CDS encoding GIY-YIG nuclease family protein, coding for MIYKITNNLNGKIYIGGTVKKNLKERFNEHFAHAKKYNSQTEKMKDMRNIPKINWSIEKIEDCDDIKIKERENYWIKKYKEEFKENLYNENLNSGMSVKFYSYDLITKEIKEYNSLKETNCNFSKVSSILNNINENGYCRFSHKNKLWSYINTLKNWNYLLEKNKNKKKQKRKILCVEKGIIYNSITEANIDFGVNKKHNSIINCLQYNLKNKDKKKRKAFGYNWEYVDD